One window of the Zea mays cultivar B73 chromosome 3, Zm-B73-REFERENCE-NAM-5.0, whole genome shotgun sequence genome contains the following:
- the LOC100279940 gene encoding Aspartic proteinase nepenthesin-1-like precursor, translating to MARPLLCLALLCTSLAFTTCAGIRLELTHVDAKEHYTVEERVRRATERTHRRLASMGGVTAPIHWGGQSQYIAEYLIGDPPQRAEAIIDTGSNLIWTQCSRCRPTCFRQNLPYYDPSRSRAARAVGCNDAACALGSETQCLSDNKTCAVVTGYGAGNIAGTLATENLTFQSETVSLVFGCIVVTKLSPGSLNGASGIIGLGRGKLSLPSQLGDTRFSYCLTPYFEDTIEPSHMVVGASAGLINGSASSTPVTTVPFVRSPSDDPFSTFYYLPLTGITAGKVKLAVPSAAFDLRQVAPGMWTGTFIDSGAPLTSLVDVAYQALRAELARQLGAALVQPLAGTTGFDLCVALKDAERLVPPLVLHFGGGSGTGTDLVVPPANYWAPVDSATACMVVFSSVDRKSLPMNETTVIGNYMQQNMHVLYDLAGGVLSFQPADCSSI from the coding sequence ATGGCAAGGCCCTTGCTCTGCCTCGCACTCTTGTGCACTTCCCTGGCGTTCACCACCTGCGCCGGCATCCGCCTGGAGCTCACCCACGTCGACGCCAAGGAGCACTACACCGTGGAGGAGCGCGTGCGCCGCGCCaccgagcgcacccaccgccggCTGGCGTCCATGGGCGGAGTGACCGCACCCATCCATTGGGGGGGCCAGTCGCAGTACATCGCCGAGTACCTCATCGGCGACCCGCCGCAGCGTGCCGAGGCCATCATCGACACCGGCAGCAACCTCATCTGGACGCAGTGCTCGCGATGCCGCCCGACCTGCTTCAGACAGAACCTCCCCTACTACGATCCCTCTCGGTCGCGCGCCGCCCGCGCCGTGGGCTGCAACGACGCCGCGTGCGCTCTCGGCTCCGAGACGCAGTGCTTGAGCGACAACAAGACGTGCGCCGTCGTCACCGGCTACGGAGCCGGCAACATCGCTGGGACCCTGGCTACCGAGAACTTGACGTTCCAGTCGGAGACGGTGAGCCTCGTCTTCGGGTGCATCGTCGTGACCAAGCTCTCTCCGGGGTCCCTGAACGGCGCGTCCGGCATCATCGGGCTCGGCAGAGGCAAGCTGTCGCTGCCCTCCCAGCTCGGCGACACCAGGTTCTCCTACTGTCTCACGCCGTACTTCGAAGACACCATAGAGCCGAGCCACATGGTCGTCGGCGCGTCGGCCGGCCTCATCAACGGCAGCGCGTCGTCGACGCCGGTGACAACCGTGCCGTTCGTCAGGAGCCCTAGCGATGACCCATTCAGCACGTTCTACTACCTGCCCCTCACCGGGATCACGGCGGGAAAGGTCAAGCTAGCTGTCCCCTCGGCCGCTTTCGACCTCCGGCAGGTGGCGCCGGGGATGTGGACGGGCACGTTCATCGACTCCGGCGCCCCGTTGACGAGCCTCGTTGACGTGGCTTACCAGGCGCTGAGGGCGGAGCTGGCGCGGCAGCTGGGCGCCGCCCTCGTGCAGCCGCTGGCCGGGACGACAGGGTTCGACCTGTGCGTTGCGCTGAAAGACGCCGAGAGGCTGGTGCCGCCGCTGGTGCTgcacttcgggggcggcagtggcACCGGCACGGACTTAGTCGTGCCGCCGGCAAACTACTGGGCGCCCGTGGACTCGGCCACGGCGTGCATGGTGGTGTTTAGCTCGGTCGACCGCAAGTCGCTGCCGATGAACGAGACGACCGTCATCGGCAACTACATGCAGCAGAACATGCACGTGCTCTACGACCTCGCCGGAGGAGTACTCTCTTTCCAGCCGGCGGACTGCAGCTCCATATGA